DNA from Trichomycterus rosablanca isolate fTriRos1 chromosome 23, fTriRos1.hap1, whole genome shotgun sequence:
tagtTGTTCTCCTGTCATTTCGGGTAACGGTATCATAATCAGATGTTTTTTGTGATTCTTTTGAAGTGATCGCTGGATTATTTTTAACcttcattattattcttttatctTGCATGACAGAATATTTGTGGTTCCTTTAACTTGCCATTAAAGGATAATCAGGCCGACTCTTTTGACGTGGATGTTTCAGGTGCTTGCTGTGGCTCCGTCACACTTTTCTTGTATTTCCTTTCATTGCTCAGAGTGCCTGAGTGTGACTGAGATTCCAGCAGCGGCTGGTGAGGCAGGAGAAATTACCAGCCCATTCCACCCCAGTTTGCTTCCCCCTCTTTGCTCCTGCACATGGAGGCTTCAGGTACTTCACCTCATGAAATAAATGTCCTAAAAATAATGTGTATTTACACTgtagggtcaaaagtatgtggacacctgaattgATGACCCAATATTCCTCTGGATGTTTTGGTAGAGAGCCCAAGTTATGGACCCATCATTTATGGTGAGTCACTCAGGCCGTGAAGCAGTAAAGCATCCACACACTGTTGCGGGgcctcacacactcacccacttactcacACCTAAGGATAATGTAGCTCAGACAATCCACCTACAGGCAGGTTATTTAAAGGTGAGACAGAAATAAATCACCAAATTTCACACAGAATCTGACCAGAGGTCAAGATAAACCAGATGTCCCCAACCTATTTGTTGTAAAGCACGAAAATATGACTGAATTGTTTGATTGGGTGTTGACGTTTCAGACCCAGAGCAGTTCTCTCGGCGTGGCTCTGAAGTTCCAGAACTACATTCTCTCACCCAAAGACCTGACTCCGTGCAAACAAGGCTGGTGGAAGATTAACGAGGTCATGTAAGTGTCCGTACCCAACAGTAATGATGACGGAGCGTAATGTTGTTTGAGTGTCGCATTGTGAGAAGCTTGTTGACTGGCAAAGGAAAACCGTCTGCCATGTCACTGTGATCCTGCAGATACTGTGGCAGCTACGTGAGCCATGTGACGGTCTTCCGTGTCCTTGAGAGCAGCGTGGAGGTGGTGTTTCGGTGCAGTTCCCGCAGCGCTGAGCAGCCCTTCAGTGCCACCTACAGCAGCTTTAACATCAGCCAACGTAATTCTGCCTCCATGTCATTGCTGAGTAGActtgtttttaatgtattttaatttattgcaGTAGCAATTTAAATATAGCATATTGGATTATAACATCTCGGATTCATTTATGGCTGCAGTactatataaataatcaatatcCTGATACTTTAAATCTTGATACTTTCAACTCATTAAATGACCTTTCCTAAGCACAATACAATGCTTTAAATGTGCATctatttgttattttgttttaatttcccCAGCGTGTCCTGAGGGTCACTTTCTCTGCTCCACGGGGTTGTGTGTGAAGAAGGAGCGGCGCTGCGATGGCATAGACGACTGTCAGGACGAGAGCGACGAGGTCTTCTGCTGTACGCCATTAAATTCCCAACACTAAATAGACCAGTAAAGGAGTAAAGTTATATATGatgttcagttttttatttcctaATAGTTGAACCAATACTACTGGCTCCCTACGTGCCCCCCAGATGCAAACCATCTCCTTCTTTGTCTCCCTTTTATGACTTGTAAATTGCTTAGTATCAGCGATCTCTCACTTCTACAGAAGTGATGTTGTATTTACATTGTAAGTGAAGTGAAAATGCTCTGCCCTGCAGCGAAACCTGTTAAAAACTGTGGCGACTCGTCTCCTCTTCATCCGCTCTATGTATGCAATGGAGAGAAAGACTGTCCCAACGGCAGAGATGAGTCCAACTGCACTCAAGGTACAAAATCCTTATTGGttaaacacacgcacacacaaacataagtCAAACAAGACGACGAATCAAACAAACTTAACTACTAATTCTGTCCGACACTGTTTTGGAAAGTTGTTTCTGAAGTTCAACCCTCAATTATTACTGATATGTATTCAAGAGTAAATTAGTCTTGTGTTATGGGTGGGAAGGATGATGTTTTACGCTCCCCTATTAAGGTGACCAGTTGTAGATTTCTGTAAATGTAAGCTTTTAACCATGTACTTCCTTAAACGTCTGAACTGGGCTTAGGTTGCAATTGTATTAAAAACGGCATTTAAAGAGAACCGTAGAAGTCAAGATGGATCTGCTTGTCTGCTGGGCAGAAAGCAAAGCTATACAACAGGAAAGGACCTGTCGGGAGGTCTAGCTGACACAGAAGTGATGGTGCACTGGTTTGACCCTGTACAGTAAAAGATGTTCTGAATGTAAAGGGAACTACGGTTGAAACTATCATCAGCACAGCGTCAATAATGAATGTTATAATCGTTTCAGTGAGATGTTGGGCTGACACTCTGTTGCTCTGTAGAAACCTGGTGTTCTGGGATCTGGTATCAGTGCAGCAGTGGATCCTGCATCCTAAAGAAAAACGCAAAGTGTGATGGAGAACCCGACTGTCTCGACCGCAGCGATGAAAGCGACTGTGGTGAGTTTCCACTCAAAGGTGAACTGTTCAGGACTAGCCACTCAGAACTTCAGAACTTTTCTTAATAAGAAGTGTTTATTTAACtgttggattaattatttaatagcatttgcaTGTAGAACCATCTGATCTGTGCTGCTTGGTTTTGTCATGCAGACTGTGGACACCCCATGCCTATAAAGCGAGTGATCGACACCGCTGCACCTCAGGAGCGGGTGGTGGGTGGAGTCAATGCCGTGGAAGGTGAGTGGCCTTGGCAGGTCAGTCTGCATTTCTCCGGCCATCTGTACTGCGGAGCGTCGGTCATCACCAGCGAGTGGCTCATCTCTGCTGCACACTGCTTCAGTAAAGACAGGTAAGCTCATCTACAGTATGCACACCTGATATCTCATCAATATatcaaacatttaacatttgtCCTCGACAGACTGTCAGACCCTCGGCAGTGGATGGCTCACCTGGGCATGTTGACTCAAGGCAGCGCCAAGCATGTGGCTGAGATCCGCCGCATTATGGTGCACGAGTACTACAACGCTCGTAACTTTGACTACGACATCGCCCTGCTGCAGCTCAGAAAGCCCTGGCCGAGCAGCTTGGCCCCCTTCATCCAGCCTGTGTGCCTGCCTGCAACCTCGCAGACCCTCACAGAGAGCCACCGCTGCTGGGTGACTGGCTGGGGATACCGCTCCGAGCAGGGTGAGCCTAGACGTCCTTCAGTTTTAATGTTAACCAGTGTAATATGCCACACAGGGGTCTCCTGGACGGGGTCCTCTGTTCCATAAAAGATCTAAGAATATGGCCTTTGACCCCTGTAACAATAACAAATCTACCCCTTCAGTCTATGCCAGGGGGTCTTGACATTTTAAGAGTCAATTTGTCAGCTCACCAATCacaagtcatgtgaccaatgAACACCAATGTGATGCATGGGctgataaaatgattaaattattgCATTAGTGCCCAGTGGGGTCCCAGCGCTCTGCCCTATGTCTTTTTGATCCCCAACCCAAAGCAGAGGTACTTATGGGTCCACCCTTGGTCTGTGCCAACTATGGGACCCCATGGCACCTTTTCCCACCCCTAAAATTCAATTTGAATTCATAACCATGTGATGAAATGTGAttctgaacattttaaatgtgcacCCCCTgaattttgcattttacattttgcaatgtcaaaCTAGTAGATTTTAAGCTTCCCTTGTTTCTGAGTCACAATTAATTTTTAATCTATTATAACTATTAGTATCATTTATAGAAAACAATGTATCTGCCCCTAGATAAGGTGTTGCCCACCGTACTGCAAAAGGCTGAGGTTAGTGTTCTGAGTCAAAGCGAGTGTAAGAGGGCGTATGGCCCAGTGTCTCCCCGTATGCTGTGTGCAGGAGTATCCAGTGGAGAGCAGGATGCCTGTCGGGTAAGTGCTTATGGAACACAACATTTTGCTTGTGACCTTATACTTGATGTCAGCGTTTATATGTTTTTCTCCGACGCCAGGGTGACTCGGGTGGTCCTTTGTCGTGTAGGAGTTCAGAAAGTGGGCGCTGGTTTCTGACAGGCATTGTGAGCTGGGGGTCGGGCTGCGGCAGACCCAACTTTCCCGGCG
Protein-coding regions in this window:
- the tmprss7 gene encoding transmembrane protease serine 7, with product METVRGESCSQPSEDDSQPEDSLSVTDVSVEVATVDAMLNKLCKKYSRRRRRAKKLKKKKKQRLSLQNMVLLITVVVFIVVVIMWALLWVFTFRRESNSGVYFAGTFRVANVEFIPEYRHADSSEFVSMANQIQHVVSKVYRTSSISKLYKHTVISDLSNNDKGGVLVYFWMIFEVPRLKTPTVCEECVSAILRDSVLTSLKNRSSVGFLLDLPVDIDSILINVALRSDYTLTASGSECVDKLYAGLPGVKVPLNVFSSWGGLSCHMKLTSAPGSIIRLTVNSLNIEPSDCIYDALTVYDALLPMRAKTLHSLCESVRVPVSLVSTSNVMLLFFRLAQGNKSFRGFFQAVPEEECLSVTEIPAAAGEAGEITSPFHPSLLPPLCSCTWRLQTQSSSLGVALKFQNYILSPKDLTPCKQGWWKINEVIYCGSYVSHVTVFRVLESSVEVVFRCSSRSAEQPFSATYSSFNISQPCPEGHFLCSTGLCVKKERRCDGIDDCQDESDEVFCSKPVKNCGDSSPLHPLYVCNGEKDCPNGRDESNCTQETWCSGIWYQCSSGSCILKKNAKCDGEPDCLDRSDESDCDCGHPMPIKRVIDTAAPQERVVGGVNAVEGEWPWQVSLHFSGHLYCGASVITSEWLISAAHCFSKDRLSDPRQWMAHLGMLTQGSAKHVAEIRRIMVHEYYNARNFDYDIALLQLRKPWPSSLAPFIQPVCLPATSQTLTESHRCWVTGWGYRSEQDKVLPTVLQKAEVSVLSQSECKRAYGPVSPRMLCAGVSSGEQDACRGDSGGPLSCRSSESGRWFLTGIVSWGSGCGRPNFPGVYTRVAKFIGWINSHIYN